Proteins encoded within one genomic window of Bacteroides sedimenti:
- a CDS encoding DUF5074 domain-containing protein gives MKKSILHIILLLSLLMCACDDTIVWQETGDHPMETETKGIYILCEGLFNMNNSTLSCYDFGKGQMISFQDQDKRGSDKTSFDYFKMMNGRKLGDTANDLQRYGSKLYCAVNVSSQIEVLNASDCVSLKQIPLINEEGIARQPRYFAFYKDKAYACNFDGTVARIDTTTLKVDGIVKVGRNPDGICVANGKLYVANSGGLDEKNPDNTVSVISTETFTETKRITVRNNLGTIHADESGNVYVVSRDSYNYTIGDYNCRLHRIDSETDKLIKTYDRPILSFTISGHLAYMYSYNSNIEAIQVMDTRTGEIIDDNFIKDETKIVRTYHIDVNPVNGDIYICDAQNYVINGSIVCFSKNGVHKFTIDAKGINPNSVLFINK, from the coding sequence ATGAAAAAAAGTATTCTACATATTATCCTCCTACTTTCGCTGTTGATGTGCGCCTGCGACGACACCATCGTATGGCAAGAAACGGGCGATCACCCTATGGAAACGGAAACAAAGGGAATCTATATTCTTTGCGAGGGGTTGTTTAACATGAACAACAGCACCCTCTCCTGCTACGACTTCGGGAAAGGGCAAATGATCTCGTTCCAGGATCAGGATAAAAGAGGAAGCGACAAGACTAGCTTCGACTACTTCAAGATGATGAACGGCAGGAAGCTGGGCGATACCGCCAACGACCTTCAGCGTTACGGTTCCAAACTTTACTGTGCGGTAAACGTATCCAGTCAGATAGAGGTACTGAATGCCTCCGATTGCGTTTCGCTAAAACAGATTCCTCTGATAAACGAAGAAGGAATTGCCCGTCAGCCCCGCTACTTTGCCTTTTATAAGGATAAAGCCTATGCATGCAACTTCGATGGAACAGTTGCACGAATTGATACTACTACATTAAAAGTGGACGGCATAGTTAAAGTTGGCCGCAATCCCGACGGCATTTGTGTGGCAAACGGCAAGCTTTATGTGGCGAATTCGGGTGGACTGGACGAAAAGAATCCGGATAATACCGTATCGGTAATCAGCACGGAGACTTTTACGGAAACAAAGAGAATTACGGTTCGCAACAACCTGGGCACCATTCATGCGGATGAATCGGGGAATGTTTATGTAGTTTCGCGCGACAGCTACAATTATACCATTGGCGATTACAACTGTCGGCTGCATCGCATCGATAGCGAAACAGATAAACTGATTAAAACATATGATCGGCCTATTCTGAGCTTTACTATCAGCGGGCATCTGGCTTATATGTACAGTTACAACTCGAACATTGAAGCCATTCAGGTGATGGATACACGTACGGGGGAGATTATTGATGACAATTTTATTAAAGATGAAACAAAGATTGTCCGTACGTACCATATCGATGTTAATCCGGTCAACGGTGATATCTACATCTGCGATGCGCAGAATTACGTAATCAACGGAAGCATTGTTTGCTTCTCCAAGAATGGTGTACATAAATTCACCATTGATGCAAAAGGCATAAACCCAAACTCTGTATTGTTTATAAACAAATAG
- a CDS encoding TonB-dependent receptor plug domain-containing protein yields MSYTRSIIISLSIWFCTSLLVQAQKPDSLRVHTLKEVVVKERKKEKELRSTTPLQVLDVNQLKQSGLLQVSDAVRFFSGVVVKDYGGIGGLKTISVRSLGANHTAVVYDGISITDSQTGQVDLGKLTLDNIEEISLNSGQNDNIFQPARLFSAASVLNIKSPAPVLTQKNINASATFKGGSFGFYNPSLHLDNQWNEVLSSSFHADYMHADGNYPYTQLNGTATERLHRLNSDIETVKTEANLFARFSDRQKASLKAYYYFSDRGLPSNKLYYARAEERLKDKNFFVQANYENQLSNRWSLLMNGKFNWGYNRYDNPDNATYNAVTRNNYYQNEYYLSGTVMYRANSNLSLSLANDGSINTMRADLTNFVYPTRFTLLNALAAKYVNNRLTATAHILSTLTRESVRTGTAADNRNRFSPSVSFSYQLFKNEDLRARLLYKDIFRLPTFNDLYYGTIGTRSLKPEQASEFNAGLSWIKKFNHVIPYISLSVDGFYNRVSDKIVAVPTKNLFVWSMRNIGRVDIRGMEANMETAFRCSDKIRLAATGNYTYQRAMDKTDKYNMPDKVTYNHQIPYTPRHSGSARLSLEMPWVNIAYTLIAAGERFSNQYNAPEYRLEGYTEHCASLSRTFKMKSCSISAQAEVLNLFDKEYEIVQNYPMPGRQFRGSIRLIY; encoded by the coding sequence ATGTCATACACTCGAAGCATAATAATCTCTTTATCCATTTGGTTCTGCACAAGTTTGCTTGTCCAGGCGCAAAAACCAGATTCCTTACGTGTACATACCCTTAAGGAAGTTGTGGTAAAGGAGAGAAAAAAGGAGAAGGAACTTCGTTCCACTACTCCGCTTCAGGTGCTTGATGTTAATCAATTAAAACAGTCCGGGTTATTACAGGTTTCGGATGCTGTCAGGTTTTTCAGCGGAGTGGTTGTAAAAGACTATGGCGGCATCGGCGGACTAAAAACAATCTCGGTACGAAGTCTGGGAGCCAACCACACAGCCGTGGTTTACGACGGGATTTCTATTACCGATTCTCAAACGGGACAAGTGGACCTTGGAAAGCTAACGCTGGATAATATTGAAGAGATTAGTTTGAACAGCGGGCAAAACGATAACATCTTTCAGCCTGCCCGACTCTTCTCTGCCGCCAGTGTCCTGAATATAAAGAGTCCGGCACCCGTACTTACTCAGAAAAATATAAATGCCAGCGCTACCTTTAAAGGGGGTAGCTTTGGCTTTTATAATCCGAGTCTTCATCTAGACAACCAGTGGAACGAGGTGTTGTCTTCCTCCTTCCATGCAGACTACATGCATGCCGACGGCAACTATCCCTACACTCAGCTTAACGGAACCGCCACGGAGCGATTGCATCGTCTTAACTCGGATATTGAAACGGTGAAGACAGAAGCCAACTTGTTTGCCCGTTTCAGCGACAGGCAGAAGGCCAGTTTGAAGGCTTATTACTACTTCTCGGACAGAGGTCTGCCTTCTAACAAATTATATTACGCACGTGCCGAGGAGCGTTTGAAAGACAAGAATTTCTTTGTCCAGGCAAATTATGAAAACCAATTATCCAATCGTTGGAGCCTCTTGATGAACGGTAAGTTCAACTGGGGCTACAACAGGTATGATAATCCGGACAACGCCACTTATAATGCGGTTACCCGAAATAATTATTATCAGAACGAATATTATCTGTCGGGAACCGTCATGTATCGTGCAAATTCTAATCTCTCCTTATCGTTGGCCAATGATGGAAGTATCAATACCATGAGGGCAGACCTTACCAATTTTGTCTACCCTACCCGCTTCACTTTGCTCAATGCGCTGGCTGCCAAGTATGTGAACAACCGCCTCACCGCAACGGCTCACATACTTTCTACCTTAACCCGCGAATCAGTAAGAACCGGAACGGCTGCCGATAACCGGAACCGCTTCTCTCCCTCTGTAAGCTTCTCCTACCAGTTGTTTAAGAACGAGGATCTGCGGGCGAGACTGCTTTACAAAGATATTTTCCGTCTGCCTACCTTCAACGATCTCTATTACGGAACGATAGGCACACGGTCGCTCAAGCCGGAACAGGCGAGCGAATTCAATGCCGGCCTGAGCTGGATTAAGAAATTTAACCACGTTATTCCATACATCTCCTTGTCGGTCGACGGTTTCTATAACCGGGTTAGCGATAAGATTGTAGCTGTACCCACAAAGAATCTGTTTGTATGGAGCATGCGCAATATCGGACGGGTTGACATCCGGGGAATGGAAGCAAATATGGAGACGGCATTCCGTTGCAGCGACAAGATCAGACTGGCCGCTACCGGAAACTATACCTATCAGCGCGCCATGGATAAAACAGATAAATACAACATGCCCGATAAGGTGACATATAATCATCAGATACCATACACTCCGCGTCATTCGGGATCGGCCAGACTCAGTCTGGAAATGCCGTGGGTAAACATTGCCTATACACTGATAGCTGCCGGCGAACGGTTTTCCAACCAGTACAATGCCCCGGAATATCGTCTGGAAGGTTACACGGAACACTGCGCTTCGTTGAGTAGAACCTTCAAAATGAAGAGCTGCTCCATCTCCGCACAGGCAGAGGTGCTCAACCTTTTCGATAAGGAATATGAAATAGTACAGAATTACCCGATGCCGGGACGACAGTTCCGCGGAAGCATACGTTTGATTTATTGA
- a CDS encoding DUF4465 domain-containing protein, producing MKKIYSLLLLTVVVLCSCNSDDNSPIVNSTTVVLNLQGKLDKPETEFTGIFKEEPAGAWTYKNTFVDQTGYFVFDSYTTSFNTFGGGFTYTNKTDVKTAGYTNNSAITGSGKTSATYMTVNPSEYSTDKFHFAGNASHTVKGMYVTNSTYAYLSILNGDGYAKPFKDGSWFKLTVTGLDDKGNTTGTAEIYLADYRNGKKVLLDKWTWMDLSALGKVAEVKFSLSSTDNGNFGMNTPAYFCMDGFTIEL from the coding sequence ATGAAAAAGATCTATTCTCTATTGCTGCTTACCGTGGTGGTACTATGTAGTTGCAACAGCGACGACAATTCGCCCATTGTAAACAGCACAACCGTTGTTCTTAACCTACAAGGAAAACTAGACAAGCCCGAAACTGAATTTACCGGGATATTTAAAGAAGAGCCGGCAGGGGCCTGGACTTATAAAAACACATTTGTTGACCAGACAGGTTATTTCGTTTTCGATAGCTACACAACAAGCTTTAATACATTTGGAGGGGGATTTACCTATACCAATAAGACTGATGTAAAAACTGCGGGATATACTAACAACAGTGCAATCACCGGTAGCGGTAAAACCAGTGCAACATATATGACTGTAAACCCAAGTGAGTACTCAACCGACAAGTTCCATTTTGCAGGAAACGCCAGCCATACCGTGAAAGGTATGTATGTAACCAACAGTACTTATGCCTATTTATCTATATTGAATGGTGACGGTTACGCAAAACCATTTAAGGATGGCAGCTGGTTTAAACTTACTGTTACTGGTTTAGATGATAAAGGTAACACAACAGGCACTGCCGAAATTTATCTTGCAGATTACCGCAACGGGAAAAAGGTTCTGCTTGATAAATGGACATGGATGGACCTTTCTGCCCTTGGCAAAGTTGCTGAAGTTAAATTCAGCCTATCTTCAACTGATAACGGAAATTTCGGAATGAATACTCCTGCCTATTTCTGCATGGACGGATTCACAATCGAATTATAA
- a CDS encoding sensor histidine kinase: MTPINKPLLSFNQKLLLSVVALFAAFSLCFIGYQYQREKEFKVELLNTKLQDYNARLHEEINDSSNIENALNGFIKRHKLKDLRTTVITLDGKVIFDNQKKDYNHIGNHLERPEIKMALESGTGYSVRRTSETTGVSYFYSATLYDDYIIRSALPYNVELITSLKADYHFVWFTIFITIILTIAFSRFTRKFGMSIARLREFTVRAHRDEPLGMDMEKTFPHNELGEISQHIIKIYKRLRETKEALYIEREKLITHLQSSHEGLGVFNAEKKEILVNSLFTQYSNLISDVNLQSAEEVFSIPELQKITEFINNAPAKPGNQERRLSLNIEKNGRVFIVECIIFQDLSFEVSINDVTMEEEQHRMKRQLTQNIAHELKTPVSSIQGYLETIVNNPNLPKDKFNTFIERCYAQSNRLTRLLRDISVLTRIDEASNMIDMEKVEVNSLVQNIINEVSLELEMRNISVHNLLKKDMYIRGNASLIYSIFRNLMDNSISYAGTDISITIKCFREDETFYYFSFSDTGVGVSPEHLNRLFERFYRVDKGRSRKIGGTGLGLAIVKNSILIHGGNISAKNNKGGGLEFVFTLAKN; encoded by the coding sequence ATGACTCCAATCAACAAACCACTTTTATCTTTCAACCAAAAGTTACTGCTTTCGGTAGTTGCTCTTTTTGCAGCCTTTTCACTATGTTTTATTGGCTATCAATATCAGCGGGAGAAAGAGTTTAAAGTGGAATTACTAAATACAAAACTACAAGATTATAATGCTCGATTACACGAGGAGATTAACGATTCCAGCAATATAGAAAATGCGCTGAACGGCTTTATTAAACGACATAAATTAAAGGATCTTCGAACAACAGTAATCACCTTAGATGGGAAAGTAATTTTTGATAATCAAAAGAAGGATTACAACCACATAGGGAATCATCTGGAAAGGCCCGAAATAAAAATGGCATTAGAGAGTGGAACCGGTTATTCTGTTAGAAGAACGTCAGAAACTACCGGAGTTTCTTATTTCTATTCGGCCACGCTGTATGACGACTACATAATACGAAGTGCGCTGCCCTACAATGTTGAACTAATCACCAGTTTGAAAGCTGATTACCATTTCGTTTGGTTTACCATATTCATTACTATAATACTCACCATCGCATTTTCCAGATTTACCAGAAAGTTTGGAATGTCCATTGCCCGATTAAGGGAATTTACCGTAAGGGCACACCGCGACGAGCCTTTGGGAATGGATATGGAAAAGACTTTTCCGCATAACGAACTGGGTGAGATTTCGCAACATATTATCAAAATATACAAGCGTCTTCGCGAAACAAAAGAGGCTCTATATATTGAACGCGAAAAGCTGATTACCCATCTGCAAAGTTCTCATGAAGGACTGGGGGTCTTCAATGCCGAAAAAAAAGAAATTCTTGTCAACAGTCTCTTTACACAGTATAGCAACCTGATATCGGATGTCAATCTTCAAAGCGCGGAAGAGGTATTCTCAATTCCGGAGCTACAGAAGATTACCGAATTTATAAACAATGCACCGGCAAAACCGGGAAATCAGGAGAGACGCCTCTCTCTTAATATTGAGAAAAACGGAAGAGTCTTTATTGTTGAATGTATCATTTTCCAGGACCTCAGCTTTGAAGTTTCAATTAATGATGTGACTATGGAAGAGGAACAGCACCGCATGAAAAGGCAGCTGACGCAGAATATTGCTCATGAGTTGAAAACTCCTGTAAGCAGTATCCAAGGATATCTGGAAACCATAGTCAACAATCCGAACCTGCCGAAAGACAAATTCAATACTTTCATAGAAAGATGTTATGCACAAAGCAACCGATTGACCAGGCTGCTAAGGGATATTTCGGTTCTTACCCGAATAGATGAGGCAAGCAACATGATCGACATGGAAAAGGTGGAAGTAAATTCACTGGTACAGAATATAATTAATGAGGTATCTCTGGAGCTTGAAATGAGAAACATCTCCGTTCATAACCTGCTGAAAAAAGATATGTATATCCGCGGAAACGCATCGCTCATCTATTCCATCTTCCGCAATCTGATGGATAATTCCATCTCTTACGCTGGAACCGATATTTCCATCACAATAAAATGCTTCAGAGAAGATGAAACATTCTATTACTTCAGTTTCTCGGATACAGGCGTAGGCGTTTCACCGGAACATTTGAACCGGCTCTTCGAACGATTCTACCGGGTTGACAAAGGACGATCGCGAAAGATAGGCGGTACCGGGCTGGGACTTGCCATCGTGAAGAACTCCATACTTATACACGGAGGAAACATCTCGGCCAAAAATAATAAAGGCGGTGGACTGGAGTTCGTATTCACCCTCGCCAAAAATTAA
- a CDS encoding response regulator transcription factor, with protein MNDNRILVVDDEEDLCEILKFNLENEGFEVDTANSAEEALKLNISSYDLLLLDVMMGEISGFKMANILKKDKKTAQIPIIFITAKDTENDTITGFNLGADDYISKPFSIREVISRVKAVIRRTGNATAKESSEQIIYKGLVLDISKKKVSIDEHEISLTKKEFEILLLLLQNKGRVFSREDILSKIWSDEVYVLDRTIDVNITRLRKKIGEYGKQIVTRLGYGYCFESE; from the coding sequence ATGAATGACAATCGAATTTTAGTTGTTGATGACGAAGAAGATCTTTGTGAGATCCTGAAATTTAATCTTGAGAATGAAGGATTCGAAGTAGATACAGCAAACTCAGCTGAAGAAGCACTGAAATTGAACATCTCTAGCTATGATCTGCTCTTACTGGATGTGATGATGGGTGAGATATCGGGATTTAAGATGGCCAATATTCTCAAAAAAGATAAAAAAACAGCACAAATTCCAATAATATTCATCACAGCAAAGGATACGGAAAACGACACAATCACCGGCTTTAATCTGGGAGCTGACGACTATATCTCTAAACCATTCTCTATCCGCGAAGTAATATCACGAGTTAAGGCTGTTATTCGTCGCACAGGAAATGCAACTGCAAAAGAGAGCAGCGAACAGATTATCTACAAAGGTTTGGTACTTGATATCAGCAAGAAAAAGGTAAGTATAGACGAACATGAAATTTCTTTGACCAAAAAAGAATTTGAGATTCTTCTCCTGTTACTGCAAAACAAAGGACGTGTATTCTCCAGAGAAGATATTCTTTCCAAAATATGGAGCGATGAAGTGTATGTTCTCGATCGTACAATAGATGTAAACATCACTCGCCTACGTAAAAAAATAGGCGAATATGGAAAACAAATAGTTACCCGTCTGGGTTATGGTTATTGCTTTGAAAGTGAATAA
- a CDS encoding DUF3805 domain-containing protein produces the protein MSVQGKKFISPGAWFSLIFPSAWNEFEDSEGCFLFYNPNKWTGNFRITALRDDRNKRYGKESVDYELKENKNAALVKVGELNCAYSKEMFQEEGAYYVTHVWITGIDNVAFECTFTVPRGSNVDEAEKIISSLNIYPIGQLIHEIIPIRVLEINEVNEAFDWTSKTIKKQLKKDFTSSEEDIVKIQQLIDNGSFKPQQREAWISLGIAFGSILENQIDGMEWVTVIKGKQEVPALRFEQSQLVIYPAELIWNPIHSGQTCVLNAIFEEIKQKVEKELNKQ, from the coding sequence ATGAGTGTGCAAGGTAAAAAGTTTATTTCTCCAGGAGCCTGGTTTTCGTTGATATTCCCTTCTGCATGGAATGAGTTTGAGGATTCGGAAGGCTGTTTTCTGTTTTACAATCCTAATAAATGGACTGGTAATTTCAGGATTACTGCATTAAGGGATGATAGAAATAAAAGATACGGAAAAGAATCGGTTGATTATGAGTTGAAAGAGAATAAGAATGCAGCCCTTGTGAAGGTCGGCGAACTGAACTGTGCATACAGCAAAGAGATGTTTCAGGAAGAAGGCGCTTATTATGTAACACATGTATGGATTACCGGCATTGATAATGTAGCATTTGAATGCACATTTACCGTTCCACGCGGAAGCAATGTGGATGAGGCTGAAAAGATAATTTCATCGCTAAATATATATCCGATAGGGCAACTGATTCACGAAATAATTCCAATTCGTGTGCTCGAGATCAATGAGGTAAATGAAGCTTTTGATTGGACTTCGAAAACAATTAAAAAGCAATTGAAGAAAGATTTCACCTCTTCGGAAGAGGATATTGTTAAAATTCAACAGTTAATTGATAACGGAAGCTTCAAACCTCAACAAAGAGAGGCATGGATTTCGTTGGGCATTGCATTTGGTTCAATACTTGAGAACCAGATTGATGGTATGGAATGGGTCACTGTTATCAAAGGAAAACAAGAAGTTCCGGCATTACGTTTTGAGCAAAGCCAGCTGGTGATTTATCCGGCAGAACTGATTTGGAATCCGATTCATTCGGGACAAACATGTGTTTTGAATGCCATTTTTGAAGAGATAAAACAAAAGGTGGAGAAAGAGTTGAATAAGCAATAA
- a CDS encoding ABC-F family ATP-binding cassette domain-containing protein has product MASYMQVDGLTKSFGDLVLFNKISFGIAEGQRMGLIAKNGSGKTTLLNIIAGKEGYDEGDIVFRRDLRVAYLEQDPHYPEELTVLEACFHSENTTVQLLKEYEACMETEGHPGLQELLIRMDHEKAWDYERKAKQILSQLKIRNFDQPIKSLSGGQLKRVALANTLITEPELLILDEPTNHLDLDMTEWLEEYLKRSNISLLMVTHDRYFLDRVCSEIIEIDNKQIYQYKGNYSYYLEKRQERIDATNVEIERANNLYRTELDWMRRMPQARAHKAKYRQDAFYELEKVAKQRFNNDNVKLNVKASYIGSKIFEAEHVYKSFGDLKILDDFSYTFARYEKMGIVGNNGTGKSTFIKILMGEAKPDKGNIDVGETVRFGYYSQDGLQFDEQMKVIDVVQDIAEVIELGDGKKLTASQFLQHFLFTPETQHSYVYKLSGGEKRRLYLCTVLMRNPNFLVLDEPTNDLDIVTLNVLEEYLVNFKGCVIVVSHDRYFMDKVVDHLLVFNGQGDIRDFPGNYSDYRDWSEAKKQKEKEAEKPKEEKTARVRINDKRKMTFKERNEFAQLEKELEELEQEKADLEADLCTGDVPASQLMEKSKRIAEIIDLIDEKTMRWLELSEIEG; this is encoded by the coding sequence ATGGCGAGTTATATGCAGGTAGACGGGTTAACCAAATCATTTGGCGATTTGGTCCTGTTTAATAAGATATCATTTGGGATAGCAGAAGGACAAAGAATGGGTCTGATTGCTAAAAACGGAAGTGGGAAAACAACCTTACTAAATATCATAGCCGGGAAAGAGGGGTATGACGAAGGAGATATAGTTTTCAGGAGAGACTTACGCGTGGCGTATCTCGAGCAGGACCCTCATTATCCGGAAGAGTTGACTGTACTTGAGGCTTGTTTTCATTCAGAAAACACAACTGTGCAGTTGCTTAAGGAGTACGAAGCATGTATGGAGACTGAAGGACACCCTGGTTTGCAGGAACTGCTTATACGAATGGATCATGAAAAAGCCTGGGATTATGAAAGAAAGGCAAAGCAGATTCTTTCGCAATTAAAAATCCGTAACTTCGACCAGCCGATAAAATCACTTTCCGGCGGTCAGCTGAAGAGGGTAGCTTTGGCTAATACACTGATTACTGAACCCGAATTGCTGATTCTTGATGAGCCAACCAACCACCTCGATCTGGATATGACAGAATGGCTGGAGGAATATCTCAAACGATCAAACATTAGCTTGCTGATGGTTACTCACGATCGTTATTTTCTGGACAGGGTATGCTCCGAAATTATTGAAATAGATAATAAACAGATTTATCAGTATAAAGGGAACTATAGCTATTATCTGGAGAAAAGACAGGAACGAATCGATGCTACTAATGTAGAGATTGAACGGGCCAATAATCTGTACCGCACGGAACTGGACTGGATGCGACGTATGCCACAGGCACGTGCACATAAAGCTAAGTACAGACAAGATGCCTTTTACGAATTGGAAAAGGTAGCCAAACAGCGTTTCAATAATGATAATGTGAAACTGAACGTGAAAGCCTCTTATATCGGTTCGAAAATATTTGAGGCAGAACATGTATATAAAAGCTTTGGCGATTTGAAAATCCTGGATGACTTTTCGTATACATTTGCCCGCTATGAAAAAATGGGGATAGTAGGAAATAACGGAACAGGAAAGTCAACCTTCATTAAAATCCTGATGGGAGAAGCAAAACCTGATAAAGGAAATATTGATGTGGGTGAAACGGTTCGTTTTGGTTACTACTCTCAGGATGGACTACAATTCGACGAACAGATGAAAGTCATTGATGTGGTACAGGATATCGCAGAAGTAATAGAACTGGGAGATGGAAAGAAACTTACTGCCTCACAGTTTCTTCAGCATTTCCTCTTTACACCCGAAACTCAACACAGTTATGTGTACAAATTAAGTGGTGGCGAGAAAAGGCGTCTCTATCTTTGTACCGTATTGATGAGGAATCCTAATTTTCTTGTGCTTGATGAGCCAACCAATGACCTTGATATCGTAACCTTGAATGTGCTGGAAGAATATTTGGTCAACTTTAAAGGATGCGTGATTGTGGTTTCTCACGACCGCTATTTCATGGATAAGGTTGTTGATCACTTACTTGTATTCAATGGACAAGGTGATATCCGTGATTTTCCGGGGAATTATTCTGATTACCGCGATTGGAGCGAAGCAAAGAAGCAGAAGGAAAAAGAAGCCGAAAAACCAAAAGAAGAAAAAACAGCAAGGGTTCGTATAAATGATAAACGCAAAATGACCTTTAAGGAGCGAAATGAATTCGCTCAGTTGGAAAAAGAGTTGGAAGAGCTTGAACAGGAAAAGGCAGATCTGGAAGCAGATCTTTGTACCGGTGATGTTCCTGCTTCACAATTAATGGAAAAATCAAAAAGAATAGCTGAGATTATTGATTTGATTGACGAGAAGACTATGAGATGGCTCGAATTAAGCGAAATTGAAGGATAA
- a CDS encoding histidinol-phosphatase yields MNLTNYHSHTTFCDGRAPMEDFIKEAIRQGFTSYGISSHAPLPFPTRWTMEKENVSSYLDEFFKLKKIYKDKIELYIGLEIDYLDENSNPAAEYFQNLPLDYRIGSVHLLKDEKGEIVDIDCSKEVFKERLEKHFHNDLKTTVLAYYNQLMTMVGLGGFDIVGHADKIAYNASFCQVDVTAQEWYKQTVRELFAYIAEKGYMMEINTKAFHQLGVFYPSVTNFSLIREMNIPVLVNSDSHFPELVNDGRTEALQALKSAGINVVMELTGGVWQKALIL; encoded by the coding sequence ATGAATCTTACGAATTATCATAGCCATACCACGTTCTGTGACGGAAGGGCACCGATGGAAGATTTTATTAAGGAAGCCATACGACAAGGATTTACATCTTATGGCATTTCATCACATGCACCACTCCCTTTTCCAACACGATGGACGATGGAGAAAGAGAATGTTAGTTCTTACCTTGATGAATTTTTCAAATTAAAGAAGATATATAAGGATAAGATTGAGCTCTATATCGGGCTGGAGATTGACTATCTTGACGAAAATAGCAACCCAGCTGCAGAATACTTTCAGAATTTACCACTGGATTATCGCATAGGCTCAGTACATCTTCTTAAAGACGAGAAAGGGGAAATCGTAGATATTGATTGCAGCAAAGAGGTATTTAAGGAAAGACTTGAGAAGCACTTTCATAATGATTTGAAAACTACAGTCCTTGCCTATTATAATCAGTTAATGACAATGGTCGGGCTAGGTGGGTTTGACATTGTTGGGCATGCAGATAAGATTGCATATAATGCCTCTTTTTGCCAGGTAGATGTAACTGCACAGGAATGGTATAAGCAAACAGTAAGAGAACTTTTTGCATATATTGCTGAAAAAGGATATATGATGGAAATCAATACAAAAGCTTTTCATCAATTAGGCGTTTTTTATCCAAGTGTGACTAATTTTTCTTTGATCAGAGAAATGAATATTCCCGTTTTGGTAAACTCTGATTCGCACTTTCCTGAACTTGTTAATGATGGCCGTACTGAAGCACTTCAAGCGTTGAAATCCGCCGGAATAAATGTTGTTATGGAATTAACGGGAGGTGTCTGGCAGAAAGCACTTATTCTCTAA